Proteins encoded within one genomic window of Rossellomorea vietnamensis:
- the spo0A gene encoding sporulation transcription factor Spo0A: MKSIKVCVVDDNRELTSLLEDYIASQNDMEVVGIAHNGQDCLDLLEEVDPDVLVLDIIMPHLDGLAVLERLREKKGIPNVIMLTAFGQEDVTKKAVDLGASYFILKPFDMENLVSHIRQVSGKSNSIIKKPSSSRMNTEQKPRNLDASITSIIHEIGVPAHIKGYLYLREAISMVYNDIELLGSITKVLYPDIAKKYNTTASRVERAIRHAIEVAWSRGNIDSISSLFGYTVSMSKAKPTNSEFIAMVADKLRLEHMAS, encoded by the coding sequence GTGAAATCGATTAAAGTATGTGTTGTGGATGATAACCGTGAGCTGACGTCTTTATTGGAGGACTACATCGCTTCGCAAAATGATATGGAAGTAGTAGGGATTGCCCATAATGGTCAAGATTGTTTAGATTTATTGGAGGAAGTCGATCCGGATGTCCTGGTCCTGGATATCATCATGCCTCATTTGGACGGGCTGGCGGTGCTTGAACGACTTCGTGAAAAGAAGGGAATTCCAAATGTCATCATGCTTACGGCCTTCGGTCAGGAAGATGTGACGAAGAAAGCTGTCGACCTTGGAGCTTCTTATTTTATTTTAAAGCCATTCGATATGGAAAACCTAGTGAGTCATATCAGACAAGTCAGCGGTAAATCAAACTCAATCATCAAAAAACCTTCCTCATCCAGAATGAATACAGAACAAAAACCAAGGAACTTGGATGCAAGCATCACGAGCATCATCCACGAAATCGGCGTGCCGGCACATATTAAAGGATACTTATATCTACGTGAAGCCATCTCTATGGTGTATAACGATATCGAGTTACTCGGGTCCATCACAAAGGTTCTTTACCCGGATATTGCCAAGAAATACAATACGACCGCATCACGTGTGGAACGGGCAATCCGTCACGCCATTGAAGTGGCCTGGAGCAGAGGGAATATTGATTCCATTTCTTCTTTATTCGGATACACCGTCAGCATGTCAAAGGCCAAGCCGACCAACTCTGAATTCATTGCCATGGTAGCGGATAAACTGCGCTTGGAGCATATGGCTTCTTGA
- a CDS encoding glycerophosphodiester phosphodiesterase → MTLIFAHRGSAGTHPENTMEAFYEAERVMADGIELDVQLTKDGEMVVIHDETVDRTTNGKGFVKDYTLKEIQKLQANFKFKSKLFKKNRVPSLREVFQWLKGNKLLCNIELKNSIMDYQGLEEKVIGLIREFGYENRIIISSFNHYSIVACYRLEPAVEIAPLYSSRLFMPWIYAQSIRAKAIHPNLKAVRDEIIIEAMNNGIGVRPYTVNKADQMERLLNLGCTAFVTDYPEKAWKLRENKKG, encoded by the coding sequence ATGACGCTGATTTTTGCTCATCGTGGATCTGCGGGTACCCATCCGGAAAACACTATGGAAGCTTTTTATGAAGCGGAGCGAGTGATGGCAGACGGGATTGAATTGGATGTTCAGCTGACAAAAGACGGAGAAATGGTCGTCATACATGATGAAACCGTCGACCGGACGACCAATGGAAAAGGATTCGTCAAAGATTATACGTTAAAAGAAATTCAAAAGCTCCAGGCGAATTTCAAATTCAAGAGTAAACTATTCAAGAAAAATCGCGTCCCGTCATTGAGGGAAGTCTTTCAGTGGCTAAAGGGAAATAAACTACTTTGTAATATCGAGTTAAAAAACAGTATCATGGATTATCAAGGTCTGGAAGAGAAGGTAATCGGACTGATCAGGGAGTTCGGATACGAGAACCGGATTATCATCTCTTCTTTTAATCATTATTCGATTGTGGCCTGTTACCGCTTGGAGCCCGCCGTTGAAATCGCGCCCCTTTACTCATCACGCTTATTCATGCCCTGGATTTATGCCCAGTCAATAAGGGCGAAAGCGATTCATCCCAACCTGAAAGCGGTAAGGGATGAGATTATCATCGAAGCCATGAACAACGGTATTGGTGTTAGACCCTACACGGTGAATAAGGCAGATCAAATGGAAAGGTTACTGAATCTGGGCTGCACTGCATTTGTCACGGACTATCCTGAAAAGGCCTGGAAGTTGAGGGAAAATAAGAAAGGCTAG
- a CDS encoding DUF2627 domain-containing protein, with the protein MVRLIALIIMLVPGAFAALGIKLMRDMLFGILQPPIPYLWLQFMIGLVFFVCGLGFIAGFVLHRDRKRNKVQSRFNKKG; encoded by the coding sequence ATGGTCCGTCTTATTGCACTGATAATCATGTTGGTCCCCGGAGCATTCGCAGCTCTGGGGATTAAGTTGATGAGAGATATGTTATTCGGGATCCTGCAGCCTCCGATCCCTTATCTTTGGCTTCAATTTATGATCGGGTTAGTCTTTTTTGTTTGCGGTTTGGGCTTCATTGCAGGTTTCGTCCTGCATCGTGACCGAAAACGCAATAAAGTTCAGTCCCGATTCAATAAGAAAGGCTAG
- a CDS encoding sigma 54-interacting transcriptional regulator, producing MQEVLIVGGGKGGTAILQILHEVSVMKVIAVVDVNENASGIKLSKELGIPVGKDWRPFLSDSVDIVIEVTGEQEVFEQIRDHRGKNTVLIPGSVAFLISKLLEEKEDLIHQLTSESFKRDLIFNSTDDGMVGIDDQGIVMLFNKSAERMIGKHQEEVMGLHISEVIPESRLTRTIETRRTEINQEVILGNGLKIISSRIPMITEQDEIIGAFSVFKDITEVVNLAEEITNLKEIQTMLEAIIHSSDDAISVVDEEGKGIMINPAYTRITGLSREEVIGKPATADISEGESIHLKVLQTRRAIRGTRMRVGPNRKEVIVNVAPIIVNNKLKGSVGVIHDMSEIQSLTQELDRARRIIRTLEAKYMFEDIIGDSEEMMIAIEQAKLGAKTPATVLLRGESGTGKELFAHAIHNASDRKFNKFLRVNCAALSENLLESELFGYEEGAFSGAKRGGKRGLFEEANNGSIFLDEIGELSANTQAKLLRVLQENEIVRVGGTKSIQINVRVIAATNVNLEKGIADGSFREDLYYRLNRMPIQIPPLRQRKSDIPLITETLITKINQDYGRNVEGVTAEAMNKLMNYHWPGNVRELENVLGRAIIFMNYNEVQIDGKHLPQLENTAKPSVNVAELPFQVDEDLATQVEKYEKNIIQKVLEQNNGNKTATAKALNVSVRNLYYKIEKYNIEINSMK from the coding sequence TTGCAAGAGGTTCTAATTGTCGGTGGTGGTAAGGGTGGAACAGCCATCCTGCAGATCCTCCACGAGGTTTCCGTCATGAAAGTGATTGCTGTTGTAGATGTAAATGAAAACGCTTCAGGCATTAAGCTGTCAAAGGAACTGGGCATCCCTGTCGGTAAGGATTGGCGACCTTTCCTCAGCGACTCCGTGGACATTGTCATCGAGGTGACGGGTGAACAGGAAGTGTTTGAACAGATTAGGGATCACCGTGGAAAGAATACGGTTCTCATCCCTGGGAGCGTGGCTTTCCTTATTTCAAAGCTCCTCGAAGAAAAAGAGGATCTTATCCATCAATTGACGAGCGAGTCCTTTAAAAGGGATCTTATCTTTAATTCAACTGATGATGGAATGGTCGGGATCGATGATCAAGGCATTGTCATGCTGTTTAATAAAAGTGCAGAGCGAATGATCGGCAAACACCAGGAAGAAGTGATGGGGCTACATATTTCTGAAGTGATACCTGAGAGCAGGCTGACCAGAACCATTGAAACAAGACGGACTGAAATCAATCAGGAAGTCATCCTTGGGAACGGATTGAAGATCATTTCCAGCCGGATTCCGATGATCACTGAGCAGGATGAAATCATCGGTGCCTTTTCGGTGTTTAAAGATATCACAGAAGTAGTGAATCTGGCAGAGGAAATCACCAACCTTAAAGAGATCCAGACGATGCTGGAAGCCATCATCCATTCCAGTGATGATGCGATTTCAGTCGTCGATGAAGAGGGAAAGGGGATTATGATCAACCCTGCTTACACGAGGATCACGGGACTTTCCCGGGAGGAAGTGATCGGGAAGCCTGCAACGGCGGATATCTCTGAAGGGGAGAGTATCCATTTGAAAGTGCTGCAAACACGGAGAGCGATCCGTGGCACGAGGATGCGGGTAGGACCCAACCGTAAAGAAGTCATCGTGAATGTTGCCCCCATCATTGTAAACAATAAGCTTAAGGGGAGTGTCGGCGTCATTCATGACATGTCGGAAATACAATCTCTCACCCAGGAATTGGACCGGGCGAGGAGGATCATCCGAACCCTTGAAGCGAAATATATGTTCGAGGATATCATTGGTGACTCAGAGGAAATGATGATCGCCATAGAGCAAGCGAAACTAGGCGCGAAAACACCTGCTACCGTCCTGCTCCGCGGAGAATCGGGGACCGGAAAGGAATTATTTGCCCATGCCATACATAATGCGAGTGACCGTAAATTCAATAAGTTCCTCAGGGTCAACTGTGCCGCATTATCGGAGAACCTGTTGGAAAGCGAATTATTCGGATATGAAGAAGGGGCCTTTTCCGGTGCTAAGCGCGGGGGGAAACGCGGATTGTTTGAAGAGGCGAATAATGGAAGTATCTTCCTCGATGAAATAGGGGAACTGAGTGCCAATACACAAGCGAAATTATTAAGGGTCCTGCAGGAAAATGAAATCGTGAGGGTCGGAGGGACGAAATCGATTCAAATCAATGTCCGGGTCATTGCCGCTACGAACGTAAACCTTGAAAAGGGAATAGCCGACGGATCCTTCAGGGAAGATCTGTATTATCGCCTCAACCGGATGCCGATTCAAATCCCGCCGTTAAGGCAGCGTAAATCCGATATACCACTCATTACCGAAACCCTGATTACAAAGATCAACCAGGATTATGGAAGGAACGTCGAAGGAGTGACGGCTGAGGCAATGAACAAGCTAATGAATTATCATTGGCCGGGGAATGTGCGGGAGCTTGAAAATGTATTGGGGAGAGCCATCATTTTCATGAACTACAATGAAGTCCAAATAGATGGAAAGCATTTACCCCAATTAGAAAATACAGCTAAGCCCTCTGTTAATGTAGCGGAACTTCCGTTTCAAGTCGATGAAGATCTTGCAACCCAGGTTGAAAAGTATGAAAAAAATATAATTCAAAAAGTTTTAGAGCAGAATAATGGTAATAAGACGGCTACTGCTAAAGCATTGAATGTGTCGGTGAGAAACTTATACTATAAAATTGAAAAATATAACATTGAAATAAATAGCATGAAGTAA
- the yqiS gene encoding phosphate butyryltransferase, with protein MNLQSLVEKATRIEHSTVAVAAAEDKEVLLAVSMAVEKNMADFLLFGDKEEIITILDEVAPQLISHSSIKIKHAFSPQKAAELAVKAVKENEAGTLMKGNVPTAVILKAVLNKEWGLRTGNVLSHVAAFEVAGFDRLTFITDAAMNISPDLQQKAQIIENAVGVARSIGVDTPKVAPIAAVEVVNPSMPATVDAASLTMMNQRGQIRDCTVDGPLALDNAVSHHAAEHKGIESAVAGQADILLVPSIETGNALYKSLIYFAKAKVGAVIAGAKAPIVLTSRADSAESKLYSLALAICSASNK; from the coding sequence ATGAATCTACAATCTTTAGTGGAAAAAGCAACCCGAATTGAACACTCCACTGTAGCAGTCGCTGCAGCAGAAGATAAAGAAGTCCTTTTGGCTGTCTCCATGGCGGTTGAAAAAAACATGGCTGACTTTTTACTGTTCGGGGATAAAGAAGAAATCATCACCATATTGGATGAGGTTGCCCCACAGCTGATATCTCACAGCAGTATTAAAATCAAGCATGCCTTCTCGCCTCAAAAAGCAGCAGAGCTTGCCGTGAAGGCGGTAAAGGAAAATGAGGCAGGTACCCTTATGAAGGGGAATGTCCCTACTGCTGTCATCTTGAAGGCAGTCCTGAATAAAGAATGGGGACTTCGTACAGGCAATGTCCTGTCACATGTTGCAGCATTTGAGGTGGCCGGGTTCGATAGGCTTACGTTCATTACGGATGCCGCGATGAATATCTCTCCTGATCTGCAGCAAAAAGCGCAAATCATAGAAAATGCCGTCGGGGTTGCCCGGTCAATCGGTGTGGATACGCCGAAAGTAGCGCCAATTGCCGCCGTGGAAGTGGTGAATCCGTCGATGCCGGCTACAGTCGATGCCGCTTCTCTTACCATGATGAATCAACGGGGGCAGATTCGGGATTGTACGGTCGATGGTCCGTTAGCCCTCGATAATGCTGTTTCCCATCATGCAGCCGAACATAAAGGAATTGAAAGTGCGGTTGCGGGGCAAGCGGATATTCTGCTCGTACCCTCGATTGAAACAGGGAATGCCCTATATAAATCCTTGATCTACTTTGCCAAGGCAAAAGTAGGGGCAGTGATAGCCGGAGCTAAAGCACCAATCGTATTAACATCCAGAGCAGACAGTGCAGAAAGTAAATTATATTCTTTGGCACTGGCTATATGCTCTGCTTCTAATAAATAA
- the bcd gene encoding branched-chain amino acid dehydrogenase — MKIFSYMEQYDYEQLVFCQDEASGLKAIIAIHDTTLGPALGGTRMWTYESEEAAIEDALRLARGMTYKNAAAGLNLGGGKTVIIGDPRKDKNEEMFRAFGRYIQGLNGRYITAEDVGTTVADMDLIHEETDYVTGISPAFGSSGNPSPVTAYGVYRGIKAAAKEAFGTDSLEGKTIAVQGVGNVAYNMCRHLHEEGANLIVTDINKEAVQRAVDEFGAKAVDINDIYGVDCDIFAPCALGAIINDETIPQLKAKVIAGAANNQLKETRHGDAIHEMGIVYAPDYVINAGGVINVADELYGYNSERAMKKVEQVYNNVERVIEIANRDNVPTYVAADRMAEERIEKMHRSRSQFLQNGHHILSRRG; from the coding sequence ATGAAAATTTTCAGCTATATGGAACAATACGACTATGAACAATTGGTATTCTGTCAAGATGAAGCTTCAGGATTAAAAGCAATCATCGCCATTCATGATACAACACTTGGACCTGCCCTTGGCGGTACCCGTATGTGGACATATGAATCAGAAGAAGCGGCAATTGAAGATGCACTGCGCCTTGCAAGAGGGATGACCTATAAGAATGCAGCTGCCGGTCTGAATCTTGGTGGAGGGAAGACGGTTATCATCGGTGACCCCCGTAAAGATAAGAACGAAGAAATGTTCCGTGCCTTCGGTCGTTATATCCAAGGGTTAAATGGACGCTATATCACTGCGGAAGATGTGGGTACGACGGTTGCCGATATGGACTTGATCCACGAAGAAACAGATTATGTAACAGGAATTTCACCAGCGTTCGGTTCTTCAGGTAACCCATCTCCTGTGACGGCTTATGGAGTATACCGCGGAATCAAGGCAGCAGCAAAAGAAGCTTTCGGTACAGATTCACTGGAAGGGAAAACAATCGCCGTCCAGGGAGTTGGTAATGTCGCGTACAACATGTGCCGCCATCTTCACGAAGAAGGAGCAAACCTGATCGTGACGGATATCAACAAAGAAGCCGTTCAACGTGCCGTTGATGAATTTGGTGCGAAAGCAGTGGACATCAATGATATTTACGGAGTGGATTGTGACATCTTTGCACCATGTGCACTGGGTGCGATTATCAATGATGAAACGATTCCACAACTTAAAGCGAAAGTCATTGCGGGAGCGGCAAATAACCAGTTGAAAGAAACACGTCACGGTGATGCTATCCATGAAATGGGTATCGTTTATGCACCTGACTATGTCATCAACGCAGGTGGAGTCATCAACGTAGCAGATGAATTATACGGCTACAACAGCGAAAGAGCCATGAAAAAAGTGGAACAGGTGTACAACAACGTAGAACGCGTCATCGAAATCGCGAATCGTGATAACGTCCCAACGTATGTAGCTGCTGACCGTATGGCAGAAGAGCGCATCGAAAAAATGCATCGCTCAAGAAGTCAGTTCCTGCAGAATGGACACCACATTCTTAGCAGACGTGGATAA